One segment of Clostridium ljungdahlii DSM 13528 DNA contains the following:
- a CDS encoding 4Fe-4S binding protein has translation MNNLETKKIAETSTGKKFAKSVAACIPILLLSIVLLSGGSSLPKEPLMRISFSIGYVFINIIFFLMVYTKKTYKYRRIFFVIYALLFAVSFMTNLIELRGSIFYNESTFINGETPFCHMVIPMIIIPAALTKTIIFPGSLLTGFASIASMIVIWLGASIAFGRGFCSWACFYGGFDEGCSLLCKKPKLKINRKWTYLSFAILISIVLLSAATLAPVYCDWLCPFKAVTEAEQITSTIVLIKTIVFYSLFLILVIILPILTGKRTQCGLFCPFGAFQSFSNKINIFEIRIDKNKCLNCKKCVRECPTYSIDENSLANGKALITCTKCGKCIDTCPASAVSYHIKGTKTGVKTNLSRYLFLYPAYIFALTIGGGTMIKGVYRLLRLITTGSFF, from the coding sequence TTGAATAATTTAGAAACTAAAAAAATAGCAGAAACAAGTACAGGCAAAAAGTTTGCAAAATCAGTAGCTGCTTGTATACCAATATTACTGTTAAGTATTGTTTTGTTAAGCGGCGGCAGTTCCCTTCCAAAGGAACCTTTAATGAGAATTTCTTTTTCCATAGGCTATGTTTTTATAAATATAATATTTTTTCTTATGGTGTACACAAAGAAAACTTATAAATATAGGAGGATATTTTTTGTAATATATGCCTTACTTTTTGCAGTCAGTTTTATGACTAATTTAATAGAACTTAGAGGAAGTATTTTCTATAATGAATCCACTTTTATTAATGGAGAAACTCCATTTTGCCATATGGTAATTCCAATGATTATAATACCTGCTGCTTTAACCAAAACCATAATTTTCCCCGGCTCACTTTTAACTGGATTTGCTAGCATTGCAAGTATGATAGTAATTTGGCTTGGCGCTAGTATAGCCTTTGGACGAGGCTTTTGCAGTTGGGCTTGTTTTTATGGAGGATTTGATGAAGGATGTTCTTTATTATGTAAAAAGCCAAAATTGAAAATAAATAGGAAGTGGACTTATTTATCCTTTGCTATTTTAATATCTATTGTTTTATTGTCTGCTGCTACTCTTGCTCCTGTTTACTGTGATTGGCTTTGTCCCTTTAAAGCAGTTACGGAAGCAGAACAAATAACTTCCACAATAGTATTAATTAAAACTATTGTTTTTTACTCCTTATTCTTAATTTTAGTTATAATACTGCCTATACTTACTGGAAAAAGAACTCAATGCGGACTATTTTGTCCCTTCGGAGCCTTCCAATCCTTTTCTAATAAAATAAATATATTTGAAATAAGAATAGATAAAAATAAATGTTTAAATTGCAAAAAGTGTGTAAGAGAATGTCCAACTTACTCAATAGATGAGAACAGTCTTGCAAATGGAAAAGCTTTAATTACCTGTACCAAATGCGGAAAATGTATAGATACTTGTCCTGCTTCTGCTGTATCTTATCACATAAAAGGTACAAAAACAGGTGTGAAAACTAATTTATCCAGATATTTATTTCTCTATCCTGCATATATTTTTGCACTTACAATTGGTGGTGGGACTATGATTAAGGGAGTATATAGACTTTTAAGACTTATAACTACAGGCAGCTTTTTTTAG